The following proteins come from a genomic window of Lycium ferocissimum isolate CSIRO_LF1 chromosome 4, AGI_CSIRO_Lferr_CH_V1, whole genome shotgun sequence:
- the LOC132053679 gene encoding uncharacterized protein LOC132053679, whose product MESWDISNVVSPHLSDLLDDEDQELEEIRREQDEKERMALCHITGKYILMYCEKYLCKEPCRTSMRSGNEFIQEILRGNETRCYENFRMKKAVFIDLSNDLTIKYGLKPTRGMSIHEMLGIFLMTCAHGVGNRMIQDIFQHSGETIHRHFHSVLKAVCKLARDIIQPHPNYNDGCDAHKPCKQRYLPFFKDCIGAIDGTHVKARLPQGQEIPYIRRKGYPTQNILAVVDFNMCFTFAWAGWEGAAHDSRIFAEALRRQELNFPHPRGNKYYLVDAGYSHMNGYMAPYKENNVRYHLAEFHRGATRQLRKPRGHIEKFNYLHSSSRNVVERTFAVWKARWSILRDIPYYQIDTQRNIVLATMAIHNYIRKKCNVDDAFQTAENESYIPSVDSNDIDTTSRANNVDVEDVGEQNDVYWMGFRDMIASDISNA is encoded by the exons ATGGAGAGTTGGGATATTAGCAATGTGGTATCTCCtcatttaagtgatttgttagatGATGAAGATCAAGAACTAGAAGAGATTCGGAGAGAGCAAGATGAGAAGGAGCGGATGGCTTTATGTCATATAACAGGTAAATACATTTTGATGTATTGTGAAAAATACCTATGCAAAGAACCTTGTCGTACATCAATGCGCTCTGGAAACGAGTTTATTCAAGAGATATTACGAGGAAATGAGACTCGTTGTTATGAAAATTTCCGAATGAAGAAGGCGGTGTTCATTGATCTATCCAATGACCTAACTATTAAATATGGGCTTAAACCCACTCGTGGAATGTCTATACATGAAATGTTAGGCATATTCTTGATGACTTGTGCACATGGAGTTGGAAATCGAATGATACAAGATATCTTTCAACATTCTGGAGAGACAATTCATAGACACTTTCATAGTGTTTTAAAGGCCGTTTGTAAGCTTGCAAGAGATATCATTCAACCACATCCAAATTATAATGATGGTTGTGATGCTCACAAGCCATGTAAACAAAGATATCTCCCTTTCTTTAAA GATTGTATTGGAGCAATTGATGGCACACATGTTAAAGCTAGATTACCGCAAGGTCAAGAGATACCATATATTAGACGTAAAGGTTATCCGACTCAGAATATTCTCGCCGTTGTTGATTTTAATATGTGTTTTACATTTGCATGGGCTGGGTGGGAAGGAGCAGCTCACGATAGTCGTATATTTGCTGAGGCCCTTCGTAGACAAGAGCTCAACTTTCCACATCCACGCGGAAACAAATATTATCTAGTTGATGCAGGATATTCACACATGAATGGATACATGGCTCCATACAAAGAAAATAATGTAAGATATCACCTAGCTGAATTTCACCGCGGTGCAACTCGACAATTGCGAAAGCCAAGAGGACACATTGAGAAATTTAACTATTTACATTCTTCTAGTAGAAATGTAGTAGAGCGCACATTTGCCGTTTGGAAAGCAAGATGGTCTATTTTGAGAGACATTCCATACTATCAAATTGACACGCAAAGGAACATCGTACTTGCTACTATGGCCATTCACAATTATATTAGAAAGAAATGCAATGTGGATGATGCGTTCCAAACAGCCGAGAATGAGAGCTATATTCCATCGGTTGATTCTAATGATATTGACACAACGTCAAGAGCTAACAATGTAGATGTCGAAGATGTAGGAGAACAAAATGATGTCTATTGGATGGGGTTTCGTGATATGATTGCTAGTGACATTTCTAATGCTTGA